The Amycolatopsis sp. NBC_01480 genome segment CGACGTCCCGGTGAAGATCACCGCGGCCGACGGCACGCTGGCCACGGGTGACAGCGCCAAGGCGTCGGACGCCTCCGGCAGCACCGCGGGCAGTTCGGCCGGCCAGGGCGCGCCGACCGAGACCACCCTGAACACCGGCGCGGACGGCACGATCTCGGTCAAGGTGACGCCGACCGGCGACCAGCCGAAGCTGTCCACTTCGCTCACCGCGCCGGCCGACCGGCCGTACGTGCAGTCGCCGACGGTGAACACCGGCGCGCAGAAGGTCGTCTCCACCGGCGGCGAGAAGACGCTGACCGCGACCGGCACCGTCGCGGTCGCGAAGCCGGGCAAGGTGGCCGTCACCAAGACCGACGCGAACACCGGCAAGGGCATCGGCGGCACCGCGCTGCGGATCACCGGCGCGGACAAGAAGGCCGCGGCCACCGGGCAGGACGGCAAGCCGCTGAACGGTCCGGACGGGCAGCCGGTCGTGGTCACCACGAGCGGCGGCACCGGCGCGGTGACCGTCGACAACCTGTTGGCACCGCAGGACATCTGCGTGGTCGAGGTGAGCCCGCCGCCGGGCTACGAGAACGCGTTCGACGCGAAGAACCCGCCCTCGGTGTGCGGCTCGCTGAAGCCGGGCTACACACTGGCGCTCACCTTGGTCAACAAGCCGAACGAGGTGCCCCACGCGATCCCGGCCGGTGACCAGCCGGTGGCGATGGCGAAGGGCGCCGTCGAGACGAACTACTCCCTGCCGGGCCTGATCGGCCTCGGGGTGCTCGCGCTCGTCGGCTCGGCACTGGTCGGTTTCGCGGCCCGGCGGGCTTCCCGGCGGTAAACGAGAGCGGTAGGGGTATGGCAGCGAAGGGCCGGTTGATCGCCGGTTTTGTCCTCGGCGCGGCGAGTGTGCTCGCGGTGGAACTCGTGACCGTCGTGATCAGCGCACCCCCGACGGCGGTGGTGGCCGGCAGCGCACAGCCGGCCCCCGCCGCCCTCGCGGCGCGCAAGGGCTCTCCGACGCCGCCGGCGGTGCCGTCGCCGAGCCCGGCACCGGCGTCGTCCTCCGCACCGCCGCCGGCCGCGCCCGCGGAGAACCGGCAGCCCCCGGCACCCGGCCCGCAGAAGCCGGGCACGATCCGGCTGCCCGGCGGCGGCACGGCGGCGATGGTGCGCCAGGGCCTCGGCCCCGGCAACACGCTGCCGGTGCCGTCGAACATCGGCCAGGCCGCCTGGTGGGGCGCCGCGCTGGACGCGGTCAGCGGGGCGAGCGTGTTCGCCGGGCACGTGAACTGGCGCGGGGCGACCGGGCCGTTCGCCGAGCTGTGGAACGAGCGCATCGGCGGCGTGGTGACCATTGTGGACAGTGCGGGCAAGACCGCGCAGTACCGGATCTCCCAGCTGGTCACGGTGCACAAGGACGATCTCGCCGCGCGCGCCGACGACCTGTTCGGCCAAGCCGGCGCGCACCGCGTCGTCCTGGTCACCTGCGGCGGACGCTGGGTCGGCGGCAGCGACGGCTACGAAGAGAACCGCGTGGTGATCGCCGACCCGGTCTGATCCTCCTCCTTTTGGCGCGAGGGGGACTTTCGCACCGTCGGACGCGGTCGCGAACGGCCCGTTCGTACCGCTCATCGGGACCCGCCGGGGCAGAAAACCGGGCTCCGACCTGCGGACCCTCCGCGAAGCGCTAAGTTACTTGCGAGTAACATGCCCGGGGCGGGCTGTGGTCAGCACGGCCTCCATGCAGCAGAATGCGCAAGGGTCCAGCGGTGCACGGCGGAGGGTGAGACAGATGGCGACGTTCTTGGTGACAGGCGCGACCGGGCTGATCGGCCGCCAGTTCACCCGGCTGCTGCTCGCGCGGCCGGACGCCGAACGCGTCGCGCTGGTGGTGCGCGCCTCCTCGCGGGAGCGGCTCTCCGCGCTCGTCGACGGGTGGCCGCACGCCGAGCGCGTCACCCTGGTGACCGGCGACCTGTCCGAGCCGCTGCTCGGCGTCTCGGCCGAGGACCGCGAAAGCCTGCGCGGCGTCGACCACGTGGTGCACCTGGCCGCGCTCTACGACCTCACCGCCGACGACGACGCCAGCATCAAGGCCAATGTGGACGGTACGCAGCACGTCGTCGACCTGGCCGCGGACCTGGGCGCGGGCTGCCTGCACCACGTCTCGTCGGTCGCCGTCGCCGGTGACCACGAGGGCCTGTTCACCGAGGACATGTTCGACGTCGGGCAGCGGCTGGTCACGCCATACCACCGCACCAAGTTCGAGGCCGAGAAGCTGGTGCGCGAGCAGCACGAGGTGCCGTGGCGGGTGTACCGGCCCGCGGTGGTCGTCGGCAACTCCCAGACCGGCGAGATGGACAAGATCGACGGCCCGTACTACCTGTTCCCCGCGATCAGCAGGCTGGCCGGGCTGCCGGACGTGCCGATCGTCGGGCCGGACCTCGGCGACACCAACGTCGTGCCGGTCGACTACGTCGCGAAGGCGCTGCTGGAGCTGGTGACCACCGACGGCCTCGACGGGCGCGCCTTCCACCTGGTGAACCCGGAGCCGCAGCCGGTCGTCTCCGTCTACAACGCCTTCGCCCGGGCCGCGGGCGCGCCGACGATCACCGCGCAGCTGGGCGACCGCGTGTCCAAGGGCATCGTCGGGCTGGTGAAGCTCAGCGAGCACATCCCCGGCTTCACCATCGCGCGTGACGCGGTGATGGAGCGCCTCGGCATCCCGCCGGTGCTGCTGGAGACGATGGCCTTCCCGTCGGTGTTCGCTTCGGCCGAGACGCGCAAGGCGCTGGCCGGCACCGGCGTCGAGGTGCCACGGCTCGAGGACTACGCGGCCACGCTGTGGCGGTACTGGCGCGAGCACCTCGACCCGTTCCGCGCGCGCAAGCACGGCCCGCGCGGCGAACTCGACGGGCGGCGCGTGATCATCACCGGCGCGTCTTCGGGCATCGGGCGCGCGACGGCGCTGAAGGTCGCGGAAGCGGGCGGCGTGCCGTTGCTCGTGGCGCGGCGGCAGCACGAGCTGGAAGAGGTGCGCGACGAGATCATCGCCGCCGGCGGCACGGCGTCGGTGTACCCGGCGGACCTGACCGACGAGGACTCGGTGCACAAGGCCGTGGACGCGATGCTGGCCGAGCACGGCCGGATCGACATGCTGGTGAACAACGCGGGCCGCTCGATCCGCCGGTCGATCAAGCTGTCGTACGACCGGATGCACGACTACGAGCGCGCGATGGCGATCAACTACTTCGGCGCGGTGCGGCTGATCCTCGCCGTGCTGCCGCACATGTCCGAGCGGAAGTTCGGGCACATCGTGAACGTGTCGTCGATCGGCGTGCAGGGCATCGCGCCGCGGTTCTCCGCGTACGCCGCGTCGAAGGCCGCGCTGGACTACTTCTCCCGCATCGCGGCCACCGAGACGCACGGTGACGGGATCACGTTCACCACCATCCACATGCCGCTGGTGCGCACGCCGATGATCCGGCCGACGAAGATCTACGACGCCTTCCCCACGAAGTCGCCGGAGCAGGCGGCCAACATGGTGATGAAGGCACTGCTGGAGCGCCCGAAGCACATCGGGACCCCGGCGGGGCAGGCGATCGGGCTCGCGTACACGCTCACGCCGGGCCTCACCGACGCGATCGCGTACCAGGGTTTCCGGATCTTCCCGGACTCCACGGCGGCCGGCGGCTCGGGACAGCTCAAGATCGGCCGTGGCGAGAAACACCTGTCGAAGGCCGCGATGACGCTGGCCCGGTTGTCGCGCGGCTTCCACTGGTAGTCACGGAGGGTCTGCGGGGGTGAGGCCGTTCAGGGGACGATCACCAGGTAGGGCCCGACACGTGGCGGTGAATCACCAGTCCTGACGGCGGCGACACAATGTGCGCGGGTACGGTCGGGCGCATGGTTCCCGAGCGAGACAACGGCCTCCTGCCCGTGCGGCGTGAGTACACCGAAGCCTGGCGCGGCTTCGATCGCAACGAGGTGCGTCAGTACCTCGATCATCTGGAGGCGCAGCTGCGCCGGCTGCTGAGTGATCGCGACGCGGCGGCGGCGCAGGTAAACACGCTCGCGCGTGAACTGGAGTCCGCCCGCGGCGAGGTGACGAAGCTGCAGGGCCGCGTCGAGGAGCTGATGAAGCCGCCGGAGCGGCTCGAGGACCTGGACGAGCGGATGCAGCGCACCGTCCAGCTCGCGCAGGCGCGCGCGGAGGAGATCACGAAGCGTGCGCAGGTGGCGGCGGAGAAGCATTGGGCTTCGTCCACCGAGGCGTCGACGAAGCTGCGCGAGCGCTACACGCGGCTCGTGGCCGAGCTGGACAAGCAGGCCGAAGCGCTGCACTCGGAGCACGAAGAGGCTCTGAAGGAGACGCGCGCGGAGGTGCAGCGGCTGACCGTCGAGGCGGCACAGCGCCGGGAACTGCTCGACAACGAGGCGGAGCGCAAGCGCCGCAAGATCGAGCGCGACTTCGACGGCAAGATCACCGCGGAGCGCAGCGCGCACGAAAAGCTCATCGCCGACCAGCGCACGGCGAGCAAGAACCAGGCCGAGCGCCGCATCGCGGAGGCGACGGCCGAGGCCAAGCGCCGCGTCGACGAGGCCACCACGGAAGCCAAGCGCCGCCTCGACGAGGCCACCACGCAGGCCGCGCAGCGCACCACCGCGGCCACCCGCAAGGTCGAGCGTCTCGCCGAAATCCGCGAGCAGGCCCGCAAGAACCTCGCGATGGCCGACGAGGTCCTCGGCCGCAGCGAAGGACTCCTGGCCGCCCTGCCCGCCGAGTCCGTCATCCCGTCCGCCTCCAAACTGGTCGGCGGCGACGATGCTCCTTCGGGCAACGGTGGGTCTTCCGGCTCGGCTGCGGGCCGTCCTTCTCCGACGGCCGGTGCTTCTGCGCCTACGTCCAACGGCGGCCCTGCGGGCGCGAGCGCCAATGGCGGGGCTGCGGCCAACCGGGGCGCGTCCAATGGCGGTGCCCCGGCCGGTGCCGGTGCCGCCAATCGCGGCGCATCCAACGGCGGCACCTCGGCCGGCGCTGGCGCGAACGGCGGCACTGCGGCCAACCGCGGCACGTCCAACGGCACCGCCCCGGCCGCTGCCGGCGCGGGTGCGGGTGCCAATGGCAACGCCGCGTCCAACGGCGGTGCGTCCAAGGGCAGTGCGGCTGCTTCGGCCCCTGCTGCCTCCCCGGCCCCTTCGACGGCACCGAAGCCCAAGCCGTCAACGGGATCGACCGACTCGCCGACCACCCCGGGCACGCCGACGGTCAAGCCCGCGGCGGGCAACCCGCTCATGAAGTCCAACGCCCCCAAGCCGAAGCCGTCCCCCGGCAACGGCAAGACCCCCGGCAATTCGGCCAGCGAAGCCAACTCCGGCAACGAGGGCTCCGGAAGCCAGGGCGGCAACAACTCGGGCAAGCCGCTCTCCCCGACTGCGGGCAAGCCCGCATCCTGATCAAGCACCACGCAAAGAAGCCCCTCCCGGCCGGGAGGGGCTTCTTTGCGTCTGGTGGCGGCGGGCTCCGCGTCTGACGCACAGAAGACGGCAGCGCTCCCGCCTGGTGATCAGAAGGCTGCGGCGCTCTACGCCTCGCACAAGGAGGGTGGCGGGGCTCTGCATCCGGTGCTCAGAAAGCGCAGGGCTCCCGTCTGGTGATCGGAAGGCTGCAGCGCCGCAAAGAGTGCGGCGGGCTCTGCGTCTGACGCGCAGAAAAGCGGCAGTGCTCCGCGTCTGGTGCTCGGTGCTTTCTGCGTCTGGTGCTCGGCAGCGGCAGGCTCTGCATCTGGCGCAAGAGGGCGGCAGGGCTCTGCGTCTGACGCGCAGAACGCGCGGGACTCCGCGTCTGGCCGAGGGCTCTGCGTCTAGTGCAAAGAGGGCGGCGAGGTTCCGCATCTGGTGCTCAGAACGCGGCACCGGTCCGCGGCCCGTGCGCGGAGGGCGGCGGTGCGCGAAGGCCGTTATCCGAGCCGCAAAGCACCGGCCCGGATAACGGGGCGGCGGCTCCGCGCCTGCCGCCGCCCCGGGCCGGAGAGCCTCCAGATGGGAGGCTCGGAGGGGAAGTCTCAGATGGCGCCGGCGCGCAGGGCGTACGCGACGGCGTGGGCGCGGTTGTTCAGGCCGCAGCGGGTCATCAGGCCGTAGAGGACGTTCTTCACGGTGCGTTCGGAGTAGCAGAGCTTGGCGGCGATCTCCTCGGTGCCGAAGCCCTCGGCGACGAGGCGGAGGACGTCGCACTCGCGGGCGGCCAGGCCGGAGAGGGTGAGGCCGTTGGGCTCGAGGACGTCGCGGCGCATGCGCTGCACCTGGCCGAGCAGGGCGCCCTGCAGGCGCGGCGGCAGGGTGGCCGTGCCGTCGCCCGCGGCGAGCACCGCGGCGACCAGCTCGGCGCCGCCGGTTTCGCGGCGGGGCAGGATCGCCACGATGCCGCACTCGATGGCCGTCATGAGGTCACTCTCGCGGAAGTGGTCGGCGACGATCACCAGGTCCGGGCCCGCCAGGTGCTCGGACTCGCGGCCCAGCTCCTTCACCCGCGCGAGCACCCGATCGGTGACGTGCTCCTCCATCACGAGGACGACGTCGGCCTGCGCGGCCGAGTCCTCGGGCAGTACCTGCAGCTCGGCGCGGGTCCCCAGCAGACTCGCGGCGCCGGCCTTGGTGATCGGGTCCGAGGCGAGAACAGCGACTTTGACGAGCTTCACGAGTACTCCTACCACCACTCCACGTTGACGGCAGTCAGTCTCGCGTGCGCGACTTCACGTTTTCTCCCCGCGAATCTCCACGGCCCGCAGAGTTTGTGAAGAACGTGGCTGTCAGCCCAGGTCAGCGGACTTCACGACGCCTTCTTGACCGCCTTCACGGACCGGCCGAGCGACCCCGGCGCCGCGCTCCGGCTCTCCGGACCCGGCGCAGCGCGCCCGGCCGGCTGGCACCCGGCCCAGCACCGGCCGCCCGACACCCGGTCCCGCGCCCCGCGGCCCGGTGCTCCACTGCCCGCCACCCGAGCCCGGCCCAGCTTCCGACCGGCCAGTGCCAACCTCCCGGCGGCCACCCAGCCTCGGTGCGGCAGCCGAGGTTCTCGGCTGCCGCCGCCTGGACCCAGCGCGGCGCCCCCGGGCTGTCCGAGACCTGGCTCAGTACCCGGCCGCCCAGAGCCCGACCGTTCGTCTCCCGGACCCGGCGCCCAGGGCTATCCGAGACCTGGCTCAGTACCCGGCCGCCCGGTTTCCGACCTGGTGCCCGGACCCGCGCCGGGGCCGGAGCTGTCCGCGATCTCCTCGAACGCGTCCCGCGCCCGGTCCAGGCACTCCGGCATCCGGGCCAGTGCCTCGGTCCACTCCTGTTTCGCCGCGTTGTAGCGCGCCCGGGCCTCCGCCGGCCACGCGGCCAGGTCCTGTTCCACAGTGGACTCCAGCTCCGCCATCACGGCGCGGAGGCCGCCGGTGGTGGCGCCCATCCGGTCCAGGATGTCGTCGGCGTGGCTGAAGTCGGAACCGCCGCCCGTCATGTTCAGGTTCCGCTCGGGCCGCCGGTTCGGTTTCCGGCCGTGGACCTCGCGCCGGCGGTGGCCGCCATCAGGTCCTCCAAGCGGCCGACGATCACGTCGAACTGTTGTTCCCATTCGTTCATGGCCTGGCCGAAGCGGACGGAGGCCTCGCCCCGCCAAGACGTCTGCAAAACGGCCATCTCGGTGTTGACCTGGCGCAAGTGCGCGTTGGCGGATTCGATCGCCCGGGCGAACTGCCCCGCTGTGTCCTGCATGCCTCTCCTCGCCACATCCCCAGCCCGCCTGCGATCGGCAGGCGAGGCACCACCGAGGGTGATCCAACGACCGGAGCCGGCGGTACCGAACCCCCTGGTGCTATGCCCGAATTTCGGTGATCATTGCCTGCCGGGCCCCCGGCCGGGGCCTGGGTGAGTTTTCCTGCCGTTCGCCGCTGGGCCGGATGGCTGAAACGCGCGGGCCCGACAATCGGGAAACCGGACCGGGCGAGCAACCCTCCCCAGGGCCGCCGCGTCACCGTTTCGGGCGTAAGCTCACCACTGGCATCCGGCGTGTGACGATCCGTCAGCGCGTGAAGGGAGACCCATGTCGGCAGCGGACGGCGCGGGGCCAGGCTTCACCGCGCCGAGGGTCCAGCTGCTCGGCCCGGTAAAGGCCTGGCGAGGGGACACCGAGCTCGACCTCGGCTCCGCCCACCGGCGCACGGTCTTCGCCGTGCTGGCCATGTCGCCGAACCGCACGGTGTCGCGCGAGGAGCTGATCGACGCGGTCTGGGGCGACGCTCCCCCGGCCAGCGCCCAGGGCAGCATCTACACCTACATCTCCGGCCTGCGCCGGGTGCTCGAGCCCGGCCGCGCCCGGGGCACCGGCCCGCAGCTGCTCGCGTCCATCGGCTCCGGCTACTCGCTGTGCGTGGAGTCCGAGACCATCGACGTGCACCACTTCGAGGCCCTGCGCGAAAAAGCCCATCGCCACCTCACCGCCGACGAGCTGCGGCCCGCCCGCCAGGTGCTCGACGAGGCGCTCGGGCTGTGGCACGGCACCCCGCTGTCCGGGCTGCCCGGGCCGTTCGCCGACGCGCAGCGCGCCCGCCTCGAAGAGCTGCGGCTGGCGACCGTCGAACGGCGGGCGCTGGCGGTCCTGAACGACGGCGGTCACGGCGAGCTGGTCGCCGGGCTGACCGCGCTCACCCAGGAGCACCCGTTCCGGGAGACGCTGCGCGGCCTGCTGATGCGCGCGCTGGACGCCGGCGACCGCCGCACCGAGGCGCTCGCCGTCTACACCGACGTGCGGGACCGGCTGATCGAGGCGTCCGGCACCGAGCCCGGCCCGGCACTGCGCGAGCTGTACGAGCGCATCCGCGACGGCGAGTCCCGGCCCGCCGCCCCGCCGTCCACGCCCCGTCCCTCGCCTGCGCCCGCCCGCGTGCCGCGGTTCCCGGTGCCGGTCCTGCCCCCGCGCCCGGACGTGTTCTTCGACCGGACCGAAGAGACGCTGCTGGTGCGCGAGGCCGTCGCCGGGCTGCCGAGCGGGCTCGGCCGGTCGGTCTGGGTCGAGGGCGAGCCGGGCATCGGGAAGACCGCGCTGCTGGCCGAAACCCTGGCCATGGCCCAGGAAGCCGGCTGCAAGCCGCTGTTCGCCGCGGCCGACGCGCTGGACCAGCGGTTCGCGCTGCGCCCGTTGCTCGACGCGCTGGGCGTGCACCCTCGGGCGTCGGACCTGCGGCGCGCCGAGCTGGCCGTGGCGCTGGCGGAGAACCCGGACCAGGACCCGGTCGAGGGCCTGCTCGGGCTGGTCCGCGAGCTGTGCGCGGACGAGCCGCTGGTGCTCGTGGTCGACGATCTCCAGTGGGCCGACGAAACCACGCTGCGCGTCTGGCGCTACCTGAGCCGCGAGACGCGACGGCTGCCGCTGCTGCTGATCGGCGCGTGCCGGCCGATCCCGCGGCCCGCCGCGCTGGACAGCCTGCGCGCCGAGCTTTCCGCCGACGGCGCTGACGTGCTCGCGCTCGGCCCGCTGCCCGAGAGCGCCATCCGCGACCTCTCGGCCGACCTCACCGGCGCCCCGCCAGGCCAGGTGCTGCGGATCCTGATCTCCTACGCCGCCGGAAACCCGCGCTACGCCAAGGAAACCGTCGAGACGCTGCTGTCGAACTCGATGATCCTGCTGGACGGCGCGCAGGCCATCGTGGACGGCAACAGCTGCCGCTCCATCCCGTCCCCGCTGGGCTCGCGCGTGACGCTCTACCTCAGCTTCCTGTCCAGCGGCACACGCGACGTGCTGCGCTGGGCGGCGTTGCTGGGTAAGGAGTTCTCACTCGCCGACATCGCGATCGCCACCGAGCGCCAGGCGACGGCGCTGGTCGGCGCCGTCGAAGAGGCGCTCGCGGCCGGAGTGCTCGTCGAGTCCGACGACCGCCTGAAGTTCCGGCATCCGCTGCTGCGCCGGGTGCTCTGCGAAAAGACGCCGGCCGCGATGCGCGTCGCGCTGCACCGCCAGCTGGCCGAGGCGTTCCACGGCGCGGGCGCGTCGCCGGAGCGGGTGGCCGAGCAGCTCGCCGCGGCGCCGGTGCAGATCGACTCTTGGGTGACCGCCTGGCTGCTCGAGCACATCGGCTCGGTCGCCACCGGCTCGCCGCGGATGGCGGTGGACCTGCTGCGGCACGTGGTCACGCAGGGCACGCTCCCGGCCGAAGCACGCGAGCCGCTCACCGCCACCCTGGCGCGGCTGCTGTTCTGGCTCGGCCGCGAACCCGAGGCGGAGGCGCGGTCCGTGGTCGCGCGCACCGAGGACAGCAGGCAGGCCGCGGAAATGCGCTGGATCCTGGCCTACATCTACTACCGGCGCGGCGAGTTCGCCGAGGCCGCGGAAGAGGTCCGGCGGACGCTGGCCGACCCGAACGTGCCGGAGATGTGGCGCGGCCGCCACGAAACCCTGCGCGTGACGATCGAGCGGCTGGCCGCCGACGAGACGTCCCAGCCGGACCTGTCCGAGCTGGGTGTCCTCGACGGACTCGACGACGCCGCCGAGCCGCTGGACACCGCCCGCCGCCTGGCCGCGATCCGCGCCGTGCCCGGCGAAATGCACCTGGCCGGCGCCGTGCACTACTACTGGCGCGGGCGCTGGCCCGAGGCGCTGGCCGAGCTGGACACGGTGATCAAGGGCGGCGCGGAGACGGCGTCGTACGTGCTGCGCAGCCCGGGCTCGGCACTGCTGGTGCACGGCGTCGGCGCGTTGATCGCCGGGCACCGCAACGAGCCGGAGGAGGCGCGCGCCCACCTGGACGCGGCTTCCCGGCAGCACTGGCCCAACGACCTGGAGCCCAACGGCGGCGACTACCTGCTGGCGGCCGAGGCCCAGCTGGCGGAGCTGGAAGGACGGCCGGAGGCGGCATTGGCGGCGCTCTCGCCGTTGCTGGACCCCGGTTACCCGCCGTCGGCGCGGCAGCAGTGGCTGCCGGACCTGGCACGGCTGGCCGTGCAGCTCGGCGATCAACGGGCGCACCAGGCGCTGCGGATGATGGGCACCGGCGACACCGCCGACATGCCGCCCGCGCACGCGGCCGCGGCGGCGCATTGCCGTGGTCTGGTCACCGCCGACCCGGACGCG includes the following:
- a CDS encoding MSCRAMM family protein; translation: MGWTSRPRAGLRAVTGLVAAGLLGALSVTAVGTTPAFAATQEGVGHAVTPGQPMSPHTPTRNWLGSYIVGGKQVFCVSFQLKAPDTTEVYKPGDELLTKWGDKIPADQAANISYLLLRYGDTKDADQAAALAHLLHSWTSAPRPGHDDLNPSLTADKIGYDAPFHLAKLQSQAPGAAADVDKLTADAEANRGPWTTSVTPPKTDQHIGQAATWTITVKNAKGTGIADVPVKITAADGTLATGDSAKASDASGSTAGSSAGQGAPTETTLNTGADGTISVKVTPTGDQPKLSTSLTAPADRPYVQSPTVNTGAQKVVSTGGEKTLTATGTVAVAKPGKVAVTKTDANTGKGIGGTALRITGADKKAAATGQDGKPLNGPDGQPVVVTTSGGTGAVTVDNLLAPQDICVVEVSPPPGYENAFDAKNPPSVCGSLKPGYTLALTLVNKPNEVPHAIPAGDQPVAMAKGAVETNYSLPGLIGLGVLALVGSALVGFAARRASRR
- a CDS encoding class F sortase; the protein is MAAKGRLIAGFVLGAASVLAVELVTVVISAPPTAVVAGSAQPAPAALAARKGSPTPPAVPSPSPAPASSSAPPPAAPAENRQPPAPGPQKPGTIRLPGGGTAAMVRQGLGPGNTLPVPSNIGQAAWWGAALDAVSGASVFAGHVNWRGATGPFAELWNERIGGVVTIVDSAGKTAQYRISQLVTVHKDDLAARADDLFGQAGAHRVVLVTCGGRWVGGSDGYEENRVVIADPV
- a CDS encoding SDR family oxidoreductase: MATFLVTGATGLIGRQFTRLLLARPDAERVALVVRASSRERLSALVDGWPHAERVTLVTGDLSEPLLGVSAEDRESLRGVDHVVHLAALYDLTADDDASIKANVDGTQHVVDLAADLGAGCLHHVSSVAVAGDHEGLFTEDMFDVGQRLVTPYHRTKFEAEKLVREQHEVPWRVYRPAVVVGNSQTGEMDKIDGPYYLFPAISRLAGLPDVPIVGPDLGDTNVVPVDYVAKALLELVTTDGLDGRAFHLVNPEPQPVVSVYNAFARAAGAPTITAQLGDRVSKGIVGLVKLSEHIPGFTIARDAVMERLGIPPVLLETMAFPSVFASAETRKALAGTGVEVPRLEDYAATLWRYWREHLDPFRARKHGPRGELDGRRVIITGASSGIGRATALKVAEAGGVPLLVARRQHELEEVRDEIIAAGGTASVYPADLTDEDSVHKAVDAMLAEHGRIDMLVNNAGRSIRRSIKLSYDRMHDYERAMAINYFGAVRLILAVLPHMSERKFGHIVNVSSIGVQGIAPRFSAYAASKAALDYFSRIAATETHGDGITFTTIHMPLVRTPMIRPTKIYDAFPTKSPEQAANMVMKALLERPKHIGTPAGQAIGLAYTLTPGLTDAIAYQGFRIFPDSTAAGGSGQLKIGRGEKHLSKAAMTLARLSRGFHW
- a CDS encoding helix-turn-helix transcriptional regulator; this encodes MKLVKVAVLASDPITKAGAASLLGTRAELQVLPEDSAAQADVVLVMEEHVTDRVLARVKELGRESEHLAGPDLVIVADHFRESDLMTAIECGIVAILPRRETGGAELVAAVLAAGDGTATLPPRLQGALLGQVQRMRRDVLEPNGLTLSGLAARECDVLRLVAEGFGTEEIAAKLCYSERTVKNVLYGLMTRCGLNNRAHAVAYALRAGAI
- a CDS encoding WXG100 family type VII secretion target gives rise to the protein MTGGGSDFSHADDILDRMGATTGGLRAVMAELESTVEQDLAAWPAEARARYNAAKQEWTEALARMPECLDRARDAFEEIADSSGPGAGPGTRSETGRPGTEPGLG
- a CDS encoding WXG100 family type VII secretion target; its protein translation is MQDTAGQFARAIESANAHLRQVNTEMAVLQTSWRGEASVRFGQAMNEWEQQFDVIVGRLEDLMAATAGARSTAGNRTGGPSGT
- a CDS encoding BTAD domain-containing putative transcriptional regulator, which gives rise to MSAADGAGPGFTAPRVQLLGPVKAWRGDTELDLGSAHRRTVFAVLAMSPNRTVSREELIDAVWGDAPPASAQGSIYTYISGLRRVLEPGRARGTGPQLLASIGSGYSLCVESETIDVHHFEALREKAHRHLTADELRPARQVLDEALGLWHGTPLSGLPGPFADAQRARLEELRLATVERRALAVLNDGGHGELVAGLTALTQEHPFRETLRGLLMRALDAGDRRTEALAVYTDVRDRLIEASGTEPGPALRELYERIRDGESRPAAPPSTPRPSPAPARVPRFPVPVLPPRPDVFFDRTEETLLVREAVAGLPSGLGRSVWVEGEPGIGKTALLAETLAMAQEAGCKPLFAAADALDQRFALRPLLDALGVHPRASDLRRAELAVALAENPDQDPVEGLLGLVRELCADEPLVLVVDDLQWADETTLRVWRYLSRETRRLPLLLIGACRPIPRPAALDSLRAELSADGADVLALGPLPESAIRDLSADLTGAPPGQVLRILISYAAGNPRYAKETVETLLSNSMILLDGAQAIVDGNSCRSIPSPLGSRVTLYLSFLSSGTRDVLRWAALLGKEFSLADIAIATERQATALVGAVEEALAAGVLVESDDRLKFRHPLLRRVLCEKTPAAMRVALHRQLAEAFHGAGASPERVAEQLAAAPVQIDSWVTAWLLEHIGSVATGSPRMAVDLLRHVVTQGTLPAEAREPLTATLARLLFWLGREPEAEARSVVARTEDSRQAAEMRWILAYIYYRRGEFAEAAEEVRRTLADPNVPEMWRGRHETLRVTIERLAADETSQPDLSELGVLDGLDDAAEPLDTARRLAAIRAVPGEMHLAGAVHYYWRGRWPEALAELDTVIKGGAETASYVLRSPGSALLVHGVGALIAGHRNEPEEARAHLDAASRQHWPNDLEPNGGDYLLAAEAQLAELEGRPEAALAALSPLLDPGYPPSARQQWLPDLARLAVQLGDQRAHQALRMMGTGDTADMPPAHAAAAAHCRGLVTADPDAILGAAAHYELAGRVLKHARANEDAAILLAGSGRLDEARTAFRTALTSYTTLGAVWDVKRAEGRMQPFGIRRANPVRRAAGE